One stretch of Bosea vaviloviae DNA includes these proteins:
- a CDS encoding RBBP9/YdeN family alpha/beta hydrolase: MTVLIVPGLYNSEPAHWQSRWETELDHVERVQQRDWDAPDLDEWIAALRSHVARRPGAILVGHSLGATLIAHLAARHPELAIGGALLVAPADPELRISRIRGIASFGPLPDEPFSFPAIVVASRTDPYMAQDRAHVIANMWEAAFVDAGDAGHINVASGHGGWPEGLRLLDQLLVRRRALQATSDLNATLASRSH; this comes from the coding sequence ATGACAGTCCTCATCGTGCCCGGCCTCTACAATTCGGAGCCCGCACACTGGCAAAGCCGCTGGGAAACCGAGCTCGACCATGTCGAGCGTGTCCAGCAGCGCGACTGGGACGCGCCCGATCTCGACGAATGGATCGCGGCGCTTCGCAGCCATGTCGCGCGGCGCCCGGGTGCGATCCTCGTCGGCCACAGCCTCGGCGCGACCCTGATCGCCCATCTCGCCGCGCGCCATCCGGAACTGGCGATCGGCGGTGCGCTTCTGGTCGCCCCCGCCGATCCGGAATTGCGGATTTCGCGCATTCGCGGCATCGCCTCGTTCGGGCCGCTGCCCGACGAGCCCTTCAGCTTCCCGGCGATCGTCGTCGCCAGCCGAACCGACCCCTATATGGCGCAGGACCGCGCCCATGTGATCGCCAATATGTGGGAGGCTGCCTTCGTCGATGCCGGCGATGCGGGCCATATCAACGTCGCCAGCGGCCATGGCGGCTGGCCCGAGGGCCTGCGGCTTCTCGACCAGTTGCTGGTGCGTCGCCGCGCCTTGCAGGCGACGAGCGACCTCAACGCGACATTGGCTTCGCGAAGCCACTAG
- a CDS encoding LLM class flavin-dependent oxidoreductase codes for MSQARKQIRLNAFDMNCVGHISHGMWTHPRDRSADYTDIAYWQHLARTLERGLFDGLFIADIIGLYDVYKGGPETALITGAQTPLNDPILLAPIMAAVTEHLGFGITVNLTYEQPYLFARRFSTLDHLTKGRIGWNIVTGYLDSAARGLGQDKLQNHDGRYDVADEFMEVVYKLWEGSWEDDAVLRDRERRIFTNPSKVHRISHRGPHYQVDGIHLSEPSPQRTPLLYQAGSSDRGRRFAGEHAECVFVNGPSRAITRSVVEDIRRKAVAAGRRPDDVKAFVGVTVIVAPTEAEAQDLFAEYREHASAEGGLAHFSASVGLDFAAYDPDEPISFVKNDANNSALEAITKRSPDKVWTVRALREQMKLGSRNQPIVGSPSQVADQLAAWVEEADVDGFNLTRTVTPESVEAFVDLVVPELQNRGLYKTAYEEGPLRQKLFGAPRLPDRHRAAQFRRSWPAAAE; via the coding sequence ATGAGCCAGGCCCGCAAGCAGATCCGGCTCAACGCCTTCGACATGAACTGCGTCGGGCATATTTCGCATGGCATGTGGACGCATCCGCGCGACCGCTCGGCGGACTACACCGACATCGCCTATTGGCAGCATCTGGCGCGCACGCTGGAGCGCGGCCTGTTCGACGGGCTCTTCATCGCCGACATCATCGGCCTCTACGACGTCTATAAGGGCGGCCCGGAGACGGCGCTGATCACCGGGGCGCAGACACCGCTCAACGACCCGATCCTGCTCGCCCCGATCATGGCGGCGGTGACGGAGCATCTCGGCTTCGGCATCACCGTCAACCTGACCTATGAGCAGCCCTATCTGTTCGCGCGGCGCTTCTCGACGCTCGACCACCTGACCAAGGGCCGGATCGGCTGGAACATCGTCACCGGCTATCTCGACAGCGCCGCCCGTGGCCTCGGCCAGGACAAGCTCCAGAACCATGACGGGCGCTACGACGTCGCCGACGAGTTCATGGAGGTGGTCTACAAGCTCTGGGAAGGAAGCTGGGAGGATGACGCGGTGCTGCGTGACCGCGAGCGCCGGATCTTCACCAATCCGTCCAAGGTCCACCGCATCAGCCATCGCGGTCCGCATTATCAGGTCGACGGCATCCATCTTAGCGAGCCCTCGCCGCAGCGCACGCCCCTGCTCTATCAGGCCGGCTCCTCCGACCGCGGCCGGCGCTTTGCTGGCGAGCATGCCGAATGCGTCTTCGTCAACGGCCCGAGCCGGGCGATCACCCGCTCGGTGGTCGAGGATATCCGCCGCAAGGCCGTGGCAGCCGGGCGCAGGCCCGACGACGTCAAGGCCTTCGTCGGCGTGACCGTGATCGTCGCCCCGACCGAAGCCGAGGCACAGGATCTCTTCGCCGAATATCGCGAGCATGCCAGCGCAGAGGGCGGGCTCGCCCATTTCTCGGCCTCGGTCGGGCTGGATTTCGCGGCTTACGACCCCGACGAGCCGATCAGCTTCGTCAAGAACGACGCCAACAACTCGGCGCTGGAGGCGATCACCAAGCGCAGCCCGGACAAGGTCTGGACGGTGCGCGCGCTGCGCGAGCAGATGAAGCTCGGCAGCCGCAACCAGCCGATCGTCGGCAGCCCGTCCCAGGTCGCAGACCAGCTCGCCGCCTGGGTCGAGGAGGCCGATGTCGACGGCTTCAACCTGACCCGCACCGTCACGCCCGAAAGTGTCGAGGCCTTCGTCGACCTCGTGGTTCCGGAGTTGCAGAACCGGGGGCTCTACAAGACCGCCTATGAGGAGGGGCCGCTGCGGCAGAAGCTGTTTGGGGCGCCGCGTCTGCCCGACCGTCACCGCGCGGCCCAGTTCCGCCGGAGCTGGCCCGCCGCTGCCGAGTGA
- a CDS encoding ABC transporter permease, whose amino-acid sequence MSRPSILRTLLSSPAGIAGSLVVIGVLAAAVTAPLLFPGDPFDMVAAPFTWPATDPDYPLGTDLMGRDIAAGLFHGASVSLMVGAIAAAIALGIGVSLGAIAGYYGGWIDDVVMRVTELFQTMPAFLLAIVLVAVLNPSIFTIILALGVTAWPGIARLTRAEVMTLRDRDFVQALVAMGMRDWRILVVHIIPNAMTPVIVAASILVATAILSEAGLSFLGLGDPNHVSWGTMIGAGRDALRTAWYQTAIPGLAIMVTVLALNLLGDALNQALNPRLRR is encoded by the coding sequence ATGAGCCGGCCCTCGATCCTGCGCACGCTGCTCTCCTCGCCTGCCGGCATCGCGGGCAGCCTGGTCGTCATCGGCGTGCTGGCGGCCGCCGTGACGGCGCCGCTGCTCTTCCCCGGCGACCCCTTCGACATGGTCGCCGCCCCCTTCACCTGGCCGGCAACCGACCCCGACTATCCGCTCGGCACCGACCTGATGGGGCGCGATATCGCGGCCGGGCTGTTCCACGGCGCCTCCGTCTCGCTGATGGTGGGAGCGATCGCCGCCGCCATCGCGCTTGGCATCGGCGTCTCGCTTGGCGCCATCGCCGGCTATTACGGCGGCTGGATCGACGATGTCGTGATGCGGGTGACCGAGCTCTTCCAGACGATGCCGGCCTTCCTGCTGGCGATCGTGCTGGTCGCGGTGCTCAACCCATCGATCTTCACGATCATCCTGGCGCTCGGCGTCACGGCCTGGCCCGGCATCGCCCGCCTGACGCGAGCCGAGGTGATGACGCTGCGCGACCGCGATTTCGTCCAGGCGCTGGTCGCCATGGGCATGCGGGACTGGCGTATCCTGGTGGTTCACATCATCCCGAACGCGATGACGCCGGTCATCGTGGCGGCCTCGATCCTGGTCGCGACCGCGATCCTCTCGGAGGCGGGCCTGTCCTTCCTCGGCCTCGGCGACCCCAACCATGTCAGCTGGGGCACGATGATCGGCGCCGGCCGCGATGCCTTGCGCACGGCCTGGTACCAGACCGCCATTCCCGGCCTCGCGATCATGGTCACCGTGCTCGCCCTGAACCTGCTCGGCGACGCCCTGAACCAGGCTCTCAACCCGAGGCTCAGGCGGTGA
- a CDS encoding ABC transporter permease — MLPYLTRRLLLAVPLILGIIAFNFFLLQLAPGDLADVLASEQGGAAADAGYVAELRKAFGLDLPVLTQLGVYLKNVLTLDFGFSHRYGVPVATLITERLGGTLLLALTSLVLAVVIGTALGLLASRRPGGIVDSLVSVLSTIAYSAPLFWVGLMLVVLFGVHLQWLPTGGFQEVTQVPLRGLVLWGDRLRHLVLPATTLALFFVAIYARMTRASMIEAMSQDYIRTARAKGLSEGRIALRHGFRNALLPLVTMVGLQAGSLLGGSVVVETVFAWPGMGRLAFEAVSNRDLNLLLSIMLLSSFVVVAVNLTVDLLYAWLDPRIAVSA; from the coding sequence GCTTGCGCCCGGCGATCTCGCTGACGTGCTGGCGAGCGAACAGGGCGGCGCCGCGGCCGATGCCGGCTATGTCGCCGAACTGCGCAAGGCCTTCGGGCTCGACCTGCCGGTGCTGACCCAGCTCGGCGTCTATCTCAAGAACGTCCTGACGCTCGATTTCGGCTTCTCCCATCGCTACGGCGTGCCGGTCGCGACCCTGATCACCGAGCGCCTGGGCGGCACGCTGCTGCTGGCGCTGACGAGCCTTGTCCTCGCCGTCGTGATCGGCACGGCGCTTGGCCTCCTGGCTTCGCGCCGGCCTGGAGGGATCGTCGACAGCCTGGTCTCGGTCCTGTCGACGATCGCCTATTCGGCTCCGCTCTTCTGGGTCGGGCTGATGCTGGTCGTGCTCTTCGGCGTCCACCTGCAATGGCTGCCGACAGGCGGCTTCCAGGAGGTGACGCAGGTTCCGCTGCGGGGGCTCGTCCTCTGGGGCGACCGGCTGCGCCATCTCGTTTTGCCCGCGACGACCCTGGCGCTGTTCTTCGTCGCGATCTATGCCCGCATGACCCGCGCCTCGATGATCGAGGCGATGAGCCAGGACTATATCCGCACGGCCCGCGCCAAGGGCCTGAGCGAAGGGCGCATCGCGCTTCGGCACGGCTTCCGCAACGCGCTCCTGCCGCTCGTCACCATGGTCGGCCTCCAGGCCGGCTCCCTGCTCGGCGGCTCAGTTGTCGTCGAGACGGTGTTCGCCTGGCCTGGCATGGGCCGGCTCGCCTTCGAGGCGGTCAGCAATCGCGACCTCAACCTGCTGCTCTCGATCATGCTGCTCAGCTCCTTCGTCGTGGTGGCCGTCAACCTGACGGTCGACCTGCTCTATGCCTGGCTCGACCCGCGCATCGCGGTGAGCGCATGA